The Mannheimia pernigra sequence TGGCTATTGCAAGCGGAATACCAGGTAATCCAGGCCCAGTTCCTACATCAATAAAATTTTCACCCTGCAAATGGCGGCTAACCACAAGGCTATCCATTATATGTTTCACTAACATTTCATCAGGGTTGCGAACAGAGGTGAGGTTATAGGCTTTATTCCATTTATCTAATAAACGGACAAACCCAACCAACTGTTCTTTTTGCTGATCGGTCAAATTTATTTCAGCTTGGGCTAACAAGCGGTCTAATTTTTCTAACATTTTACAAATCCTTTCTTTTATTTTGCAGATTTTAACCAAAAATCGACCGCTTGTCTTGGTGAGAAAAGTGGTTAAATAAACATCAATATTTCAATTAATATCGAGCAAGAGGGTTTAGCAGTCCTTTATAGGACAGATAGTATACTATCTGTCCTACCCTCTTGATAGAGGGTAGCGAAATACTGGATAAATACATATAAAACTGACTAAAATGCATCATCTCCATCAAAAAACTCATTCAAGACTAAAACAGACTTCTGATTATTGGCATTCCGAAGCTGCAAATTTATTAACATCAGCAGAAGTCCTATACAACAATCTAGATAAAAAACCATTCTGTTGGAATAGCTATAAACTGCTTATCGGGCTATCGTTCGAATTATTATTGAAATCGATAGCTATCCAAAAAAATATGGAGCTATCTCATACTCATAAACTAGACGAGCTTATTAAATCAATCAATATTCCATTATCAAATAATGACGATTTAGGCATTTTGAAAATTTTAACTGAATATGTGATTTGGGCTGGGAAATACCCTATCCCCAAAAAAGCTCATGAGCTTCCCAAATTATCCAATTTAGAAAACCAATACTTAAATAAAACCATTTCAAAAATAGGAAATATCAAAATAGGTACTTACAACAATAAACTTGATTTCCCTTACCTACTTAAACTTTGGCAAAAAATAAACGATGTATATATACATAATCGTTTTCCCGAATAACATTACTATTTTATAAGGAACTCTAAAATGATCATCAAAAAATCACTACTTATCGCTCTACTCTCTGTTGGTATCGCTAATACTGCATTCGCCGAAACCGATAGCGAAAAATTTGATCGAGCTATTCAAGCCTACGAACAACAAAACTATTCCGCTGCTTTCCCACTATTTAAACAACTTGCAGAACAAGGAGACGCAAGTTCCCAATTCAATCTCGCTTTGATGTATGCAAACGGAGAAGGCGTTACCCAAAGCGATAAACAAGCCGTCTATTGGTACAAAAAAGCCGCTGAACAGGGATACGCAGATGCCCAATCCAATCTCGGTGTGATGTATGACAAAGGGCGAGGTGTGACCCAAAGCGATAAACAAGCCGTCTATTGGTTCGAAAAAGCCGCTGAACAGGGATACGCAGATGCCCAATCCAATCTCGGTGTGATGTATAACACAGGGCGAGGTGTGACCCAAAGCGATAAACAAGCCGTCTATTGGTACAAAAAAGCCGCTGAACAAGGATACACAATTGCCCAATTCAATCTCGGTGTGATGTATAACACAGGGCGAGGTGTGACCCAAAGCGATAAACAAGCCGCCTATTGGTTCGAAAAAGCCGCTGAACAGGGATACGCAGATGCCCAATTCAATCTCGGTGTGATGTATTACGAAGGAAAAGGTGTGCGAAGAGATGTTTCCAAGGCTAAGCAGCTATTTGGACAATCTTGTGATAATGGTAGCGCTAGTGGTTGTAAAAATTATTCTATTCTTGATAAACAAGGTATTCATTAATACAAAATGTCAAAACACTATTTATGAATAGCATACACACTATTATATTTATCTTAGGTTGGATAATCGGTACACTTTTTGGTATTGGTGTTACCGATTGGCATCTTTTGCTGAAAGATGAATATAAAATCACTGACTGGATAATCGCAATTTGCACTATTTTAATTGTAATGGGTACATCGCTTGCTACCATATATACTAAGAAAAGTGCTTATTATGCCAAAAAGCAGTTTTTTTCCAACAATCTGCCATTAGCGCAAGAAATTTATTCCAGTTTAGTAAGTCAATTACAAACATTCTCATATAATCTTAATGATCGCTGCCGTGAAATTCGTAATCTAGTTAACAAACGATATGAACCACATAGTACGATTCAAAATATTACCTCCACAATGGAAAACACTTTAAGTAAATTATCTAACTTAAAAGAAACAATAGAAAAACAAAAAAATCAACTCTCATTTTTAATGCAAAGTAATGATTTCAATAACGTAACTGCTCCGCTTTTTCTACTTGAATTAAATCTAAAAAATTTTTTAGATTTGTACAAAATCCACCCAAATAATATTGAAGATTTACGAAAAATAGCTAAACAGATTTTAGATTGTAATAATCAACTTATAGAAGCACTTAATCCAATTAAAACTTTTTTTCAACATTATTTTCAGCAAACAAGGAACCCCAAATGAACTTCAAAAAATCCCTACTTATATTCCTATTCTCGTTTGGCATTGTTCAATCTGTCTTTGCTGAAATCAATAGCTAAAAATTTGACTGTGCCGTGCAATTACTATTGCTAATATATGAAATCAAATTTTTTCGACTCTCACTAAGGATATAAAATGAAACTCAAACTAAAAAAATCACATAAACTTGGATTGGTAGGGCTTGTTACTGCATTGATAGCAAGTACTATTGTCTATAATCAATTAAGTGATCGCCAGCAACTTGAAATTCAATCACTATTTAGTTCAAGCGCCAAACGCTGGCTACATGAACAGTATGTTGAAGACTTTGGAAACTATCTAGAAAATGGCAAATCTGTAGGGATTGCGATGAGATATTCTGAGATAGAAATGGAAGAAGTTGTGAATCATAAGATACGAGAAGGTTATCTAAGACCCAAATTAGATTGCGTATGGGATTATGATTATTGGGGAAAAAATTACGGAAATAGCCATGTTTGTGATGGGATAAACTATGCTTATATCCATTATGCAATGAAATTTTTTAAAAATAATAGTACTAAAATGCAGAAAGCACTTAAACTGACTTTCAAGGATAGTATGCTATTCTATTATCATGGCTATAATGGAAGAAACGAAAATAACTACTACTACAATTTTAAAAATGAATACCAAGCATATGCAGAAAGTGCTATACGTGATAAAAAGCACGAATGTGAGCAAAAAGAAACTCGGCTTGAAGAACAACGTTGTTTATTATATGAACTGGTTTCAAAATTACATCCTTTCAGAAATAAATTTGATGATTTATTTTATATCAATGAAGAACTCATCTTAGAAGATCTTATTGCAAATGCTAAAACATTAGATATACAGCAAGCAGCTAAAATATATTTAATTGACTTAGTTATATATAGATATAAAGATTACAACAAACAAAAATATTGGAATATGTTGCAGGAGTTGAGTGATCAATCATATTACCCTGCACAAATATTATTAGCTTATTATCTATATAATGATCACAACAATGATAAAGCGTTAGAAATATATAATAAATCAAAATTAAATAATAATAAGATTACAATTGATAACCTATCCGACACCATAGGAAGAACTCTTTATCAAAAGATAGAAGCAGATATCTATTGGGGAAAATATGCTCGTAGTAAACATATCGATAAAGATAAGGATAAAAGTAAACAGTGGTTACAAAAATATCTAATTGCTTGCCGTGTAAATAATTTAGAGGATATAGTTTCACTTCCTACTTTTCACGGATACCAGCGACCTAATAGCTGTCTTTACCATATAGCAAGTGATTATCAAGATGAAAAAAAGTATGGAAAAGCCAAAGAAATCTATGACAAGATAGAGTCATTCCATGCTAACGATATTATCGCATTATTCCAACTCGGAGTTATCTATTATAACGGCTTAGGTTTACGTCAGGATTTAGAAAAAGCCAAATCCTACTTTGGCAGAGCATGTGATTTAAACGATCAATCGTCTTGCGATCTTTTCCGTGAAGTGAATGAGAAAATTCGTTATTAAACACCTGAATCACTATTTGGTAAGTTGTAAGGAAAATCCAACGTGACTAATTGTTTGAAGCCCAATATAAATTGGGGGAGATGTATCAGCACGGTTGGGGTGTTCGTCAAAATAAA is a genomic window containing:
- a CDS encoding tetratricopeptide repeat protein, yielding MIIKKSLLIALLSVGIANTAFAETDSEKFDRAIQAYEQQNYSAAFPLFKQLAEQGDASSQFNLALMYANGEGVTQSDKQAVYWYKKAAEQGYADAQSNLGVMYDKGRGVTQSDKQAVYWFEKAAEQGYADAQSNLGVMYNTGRGVTQSDKQAVYWYKKAAEQGYTIAQFNLGVMYNTGRGVTQSDKQAAYWFEKAAEQGYADAQFNLGVMYYEGKGVRRDVSKAKQLFGQSCDNGSASGCKNYSILDKQGIH
- a CDS encoding SEL1-like repeat protein, with product MKLKLKKSHKLGLVGLVTALIASTIVYNQLSDRQQLEIQSLFSSSAKRWLHEQYVEDFGNYLENGKSVGIAMRYSEIEMEEVVNHKIREGYLRPKLDCVWDYDYWGKNYGNSHVCDGINYAYIHYAMKFFKNNSTKMQKALKLTFKDSMLFYYHGYNGRNENNYYYNFKNEYQAYAESAIRDKKHECEQKETRLEEQRCLLYELVSKLHPFRNKFDDLFYINEELILEDLIANAKTLDIQQAAKIYLIDLVIYRYKDYNKQKYWNMLQELSDQSYYPAQILLAYYLYNDHNNDKALEIYNKSKLNNNKITIDNLSDTIGRTLYQKIEADIYWGKYARSKHIDKDKDKSKQWLQKYLIACRVNNLEDIVSLPTFHGYQRPNSCLYHIASDYQDEKKYGKAKEIYDKIESFHANDIIALFQLGVIYYNGLGLRQDLEKAKSYFGRACDLNDQSSCDLFREVNEKIRY